In one Balaenoptera ricei isolate mBalRic1 chromosome 20, mBalRic1.hap2, whole genome shotgun sequence genomic region, the following are encoded:
- the ERAL1 gene encoding GTPase Era, mitochondrial, translating to MAAPGRSGAALLRTVLGVWPPGPDAAREWVTRLPSLLGSQQRCVSCVSGPAFFGPRLASASRPNGQNSALDCFLGLSQPDSSLNFRVPAVCMHRGEQDLLLVHRPDMPENPRVLRVVLLGAPNAGKSTLSNQLLGRKVFPVSQKVHTTRSQALGVITEKETQVILLDTPGLISPAKQKRHHLELSLLEDPWKSMESADLVVVLVDVSDKWTRNQLSPQVLQCLTQFSQVPSILVMNKVDCLKQKSVLLELTAALTEGVVNGKKLKTRQAVCSQRGNHCPSLAAKGPNTLSMGDPQRIGWPHFQEIFMLSALSQEDVKTLKQYLLAQAQPGPWEFHSGVLTSQTPEEICANMIREKLLEYLPQEVPYNVQQKTVMWEEGPNGKLVIEQKLLVPKESHMRILIGPKGHLISQMAQEVGRDLMNIFLCEVQLRLSVKLLK from the exons ATGGCTGCCCCCGGCAGGAGCGGGGCTGCGCTCCTTCGAACCGTGTTAGGGGTTTGGCCGCCGGGTCCCGACGCTGCGAGGGAATGGGTGACCCGGCTCCCCTCGCTCTTGGGCAGCCAGCAGAGGTGCGTCTCCTGTGTCTCGGGCCCGGCCTTCTTTGGTCCCCGCCTGGCCTCGGCTTCTCGCCCTAATGGCCAGAACTCAGCCCTGGACTGCTTCCTCGGACTCTCTCAGCCAGACAGCTCGTTGAATTTTCGCGTCCCCGCCGTGTGCATGCACAGAG GTGAGCAGGATCTCCTCTTGGTCCATCGCCCCGACATGCCTGAGAACCCCCGAGTCCTACGAGTGGTCCTCCTGGGTGCCCCGAATGCGGGAAAGTCAACCCTCTCCAACCAGCTGCTGGGCCGAAAA GTGTTCCCTGTCTCCCAGAAGGTGCACACCACTCGCAGCCAAGCTCTGGGGGTCATCACAGAGAAAGAGACCCAGGTG ATTCTACTTGACACACCTGGCCTCATCAGCCCTGCTAAACAGAAAAG GCACCATCTGGAGCTCTCTTTGTTGGAAGATCCATGGAAGAGCATGGAATCTGCTGATCTGG TTGTGGTTCTTGTGGATGTCTCGGACAAGTGGACTCGGAACCAGCTCAGTCCCCAGGTGCTCCAGTGCTTGACCCAGTTCTCCCAAGTCCCCAGCATCCTTGTCATGAACAAG gttgaTTGCCTGAAGCAGAAGTCAGTTCTCCTGGAGCTTACAGCAGCCCTCACTGAAGGTGTGGTCAATGGCAAGAAGCTCAAAACGAGGCAGGCCGTCTGCTCACAGCGGGGCAACCATTGCCCCAGCCTAGCAGCTAAGGGCCCAAACACACTGTCTATGGGAGACCCTCAGCGGATTGGCTGGCCCCACTTCCAGGAGATCTTCATGTTGTCAGCCCTAAGCCAGGAGGATGTGAAAACACTAAAG CAATACCTCCTGGCACAGGCCCAGCCAGGGCCCTGGGAGTTCCACAGTGGAGTCCTCACCAGCCAGACGCCTGAGGAGATCTGCGCCAACATGATCCGAGAGAAGCTCCTGGAGTACCTGCCCCAGGAGGTGCCCTACAACGTGCAGCAG AAGACGGTAATGTGGGAGGAAGGGCCAAACGGGAAGCTGGTGATTGAGCAGAAGCTTCTGGTGCCCAAAGAATCTCACATG AGGATCCTGATCGGTCCGAAAGGGCACCTGATCTCCCAGATGGCACAGGAGGTGGGCCGCGACCTCATGAACATCTTCCTCTGTGAAGTTCAGCTCCGCCTGTCTGTGAAACTCCTCAAGTGA